Genomic window (Gemmatimonadaceae bacterium):
AGACACGGACTACGCGTCGAAGTTGGGTGTGGATGTCGAGAATCTATTGGTCTCGCAGCCGGATACGGGTGAGCAGGCGTTGGAAATCTGCGAGATTCTCGTGCGCTCGGGTGCGGTGGATGTGGTGGTGATCGACTCCGTTGCAGCGCTGGTGCCGAAAGCGGAGATCGAGGGAGAAATGGGGGACTCGCACGTCGGCCTGCAGGCTCGGCTCATGAGTCAGGCGTTGCGGAAGCTGACTGGTGCAATCGCGCGCTCGAAGACATCGGTCATCTTCATCAATCAGTTGCGTGAGAAAATCGGCGTGATGTTCGGCAACCCCGAGACGACGACTGGTGGGAAGGCGCTCAAGTTTTACGCCTCGGTGCGTCTCGACATTCGCCGGATCGGACCGGTCAAGGAAAAAGAGGATGTCATTGGCTCGCACGTGCGGGTAAAGGTGGTGAAGAACAAGGTGGCGCCGCCCTTCAAGCAAGCCGAGTTCGACATCATGTATGCGGAGGGCATCAGCCATACGTCGCTGCTCGTCGACATTGGCGCGGAGTCCGGCATCATCGAGAAGTCGGGCGCGTGGTACAGCTACAACGCGCAGCGTATTGGGCAGGGACGTGAGAACGCGAAATTGTTCTTGAAGGACAACCCCGCGATGCTCGCCGAGATCGAGGAGAAGGTGAAAGGAGTACTCGGCATTCGGTTAGTAACGGGTGCGGAGGGCGATCTGGTCGAGGAGTGACGCGCACACATCACTCGGAAAGTGCCGAGGGGGTGGAACGCCGAGATGCGGGGTACCCGGAAATTACTCCAGTCTCGCGATTTCCTTCCTCGGCATTTTCTTTGACGGATCGTAGATCGAGGTGTCGTCCGTGCCTGTCATAACTGCCGTCACGTCGAGCACGCGTTGGGCCGGCGCGCGCGCCGATCGGAGCGAGAGCGTGGGTGGCCGGTACAGCATCGCGGTCGATGGCGCAGCGGTGGGCGATCTGTCGCTCGATGCGATCGAGCGTCTCGATCTACACGTTGGCGCGCAGGTCACCGATCGTGTCGTTGCCGCGATCACACAGGAAGTGCAGGCGCTGCACACCTACGATCGGGCCGTGACGTTGTTGGCTGCGCATGCGCGTGCGTCGCGCGAGCTGGAGCGGTTGTTGGTAAAAAAGGGCGAGCCGCCCATCCTTGCGAAAGCGGCAGTTGCCCGCCTTACGGAGCAGGGCTTCCTGGACGATGCGTCGTTCGCGCGGCAGTTCGCGCGCACCAAGCTGGCGGGCGGCTTGTCGCGACGCCGCATGCAGGCGGAGCTCGCACGCCGCGGCGTGACCCGCGACGTCGCCGACGCCGCGATCGATGAAATCGTGACCGACGACGGCGTAGACGAAGCTCAGGCGTGCGGCCGGGTTGCGGAGCGGAAGATGCGATCGCTGCGCGATCTCCCAGCAGATGTGCAGCGCCGCCGGCTCTACGCGTTTCTGGCGCGTCGCGGGTACGAGCTCGGCGACGTTCGCGCGGCGGTCGACCGGCTCGTTCGCTGAGTCGCCCGCAGGGCTCCTTCGCTCTGCGCATTCAGGTGGTGCAGCAGCGCGTGTCGCGGCTTCGGCCTACTGACTCGTATGCCTTCTGTACGAGTATATTGTTGCGTTATGCGCGCTTCCGAAATTCGCCAGCGCTTCCTCGCGTACTTCGAGCGAAATGGCCACGCGATTCGCCCCAGCTCCTCGCTCGTACCCAAGGACGACCCGACGTTGCTGTTCACGAACGCGGGCATGGTCCAATTCAAGAAGATTTTTTTGGGGCAGGAGCAAACGTCGTTCGGGCGGCGCGCCACCACCGCGCAGAAGTGTGTGCGGGCCGGCGGCAAGCATAACGACCTCGAGCAGGTGGGACATACCGCGCGTCACCACACGTTCTTCGAGATGCTCGGGAATTTCTCGTTCGGCGACTACTTCAAGCGCGACGCCATTCGGTTCGCGTGGGAGTTCGTCACCGAAGAGCTGAGCATCGACAAGCGGCATTTGCGCGTGACGGTGTACGAGTCGGACGACGAAGCACGCGGGTTGTGGCGCGAGGTAACCGGACTCCCCGATTCGCGCATCTACGGACTTGGCGAAGCCGACAACTTCTGGCAGATGGCGGACACTGGCCCGTGCGGTCCGTGCAGCGAGATCTACGTGGACCTCGCGCACTTTGCGTCCGACTGGTCGTTTCCGGCCGGAGCGCACGGTGAGTGGACGGAGCTGGACCGGTCCGAATTCTCGCGAGATGCGTTCGTCGAAGGCGCCGAGGCGGGGCGGTTCCTCGAGATCTGGAACTTGGTGTTCATGCAGTTCGACCGCCAGCAGAATGGCGAGTTGGTGCCGCTGCCGCGGCCGTCGGTGGACACCGGAGCGGGACTCGAGCGCATCGCGGCGGTAAAGCAGGGCGTGACATCCAATTATCACACCGATCTGTTCGCGCCCTTGCTCAAGGCGGCCGAGGAGGCCGTGGGGATTTCGTACCGGGGCCGCACGTCGGATGTGGAATACGTCGTGGAAACGGGGCCGCGGCGGGTCACGGTCGAGCCGGCATCCTTCCGCGTGCTCGCGGACCACGCTCGTGCGGTGGCGTTTCTGCTTGCCGACGGCGTGTATCCGTCCAACGAGGGTCGCGGCTACGTGCTGCGCCGGATTTTGCGCCGCGCGGTGCGGCACGCCTGGTTGTTAGGCAGGTCGGAGCCGACGCTGGTGCGCGTGGTCGAGCGGGTGGTCGATACCATGCGCGACGTGTATCCGGAGCTCGAGGCGCGCCGCGGATTTTTGTTGGACACGACGCGGGCGGAAGAGGAGCGCTTTCTGGCGACGATCGAAGGCGGCATGCAGCGCTTCGACCAGCTCGCGCCCGTGCGGTCGACGCAGGGCTCGACGTCGCTGCGCGGCACGATTTCCGGCGACGACGCGTTCCGGCTGTACGACACCTACGGGTTTCCGATCGATCTCACCGAGTTGATGGCGCGCGAGCGCGGGTACACGGTGGACATCAGCGGCTTCGAGCGCGCGCTGGATGCCCAACGGGAGCAGTCGCGCGAGGACCGGCGCGCGCGCGACATCACGGTGGCGGCGGACGTGCTGGCCGATGCATCGCGGTGGGACCGCGCGACGCCGGCGGAGTCATCGCGCTTCGTGGGCTACGACACCGTGGAGATCGAAACGCAGGTGACGGCGGCGCGCCGGTTGGACGACGGACGCATCGCGGTCATGCTGCGCGAGACGCCCTTCTACGCCGAGTCGGGTGGTCAGATCTCGGATGTGGGCGAGATCGTTGGGCAGGGATGGCGGGTGGATGTGGACGACGTGCGCAAGGTTCAGGGGACCCACGCCGCGGTCGGAACGCTCGTGGGCGATTTCCGCTTCGGGCCGGCGGTGGCGCGGGTGCCCACGGACCGCCGGCGCGATACGGAACGCAACCACACCGCCACCCACCTGCTCCACGCGGCGCTGCGCGCCATCCTCGGCGAACACGTGCACCAGGCCGGCTCGTTAGTCGCGCCGGACCGGCTGCGGTTCGACTTCACGCATCACGGCCCCGTCGGCGCCCAGCGCTTGGCCGAGATCGAGGCCTGGGTGAACCGCGGCATCTGGGCCGACGTGGACGTGGCGACCACCGAGCGACCGTACCGCGACGCGGTGGCGGGCGGCGCGATGGCGTTGTTCGGCGAGAAGTACGGCGACGTGGTGCGCGTGGTGTCCATTCCCGGGTGGTCCATGGAGCTGTGCGGCGGCACGCACGCGCGGAACACGGGGCAGATTGCGCTGTTCAAGATCGTGGCCGAGACGGGTGTGGCGGCGGGCGTGCGTCGCATCGAGGCGGTGACCGGCCCCAAGGCGTACGAGCTGCTGCGCGACGAGGAGCGCCGGCTGGAGCGGTTAGGCGAGTTGGTGCGCGCGCCGGCGGACGGCGTGGTCAAGCGCGTCGAGGCGCTGCTCGAGGAGCGGCGCGCGCTGCAGAAGCGGTTGGACGACGCGCTGCGCGGCGGCGGCGACCAGGTGCAGCGGCTCGTGGCCGGCGCGGAGCGGGCCAACGGGGCGCGCATCGTGTCGGCGGTGGTCGAGGCCGGCGACGTGAAGGAGCTGCAAGCGTTAGGCGACGCGCTGCGCGAGCAGCTGGGGAGCGGCGTGGGCGTGCTGGGCTCCTCGTTCAGCGACGGGAAGAACACGCTGCTGGCGGTGGTCACCGACGATTTGCGGGATCGCGGGGTGCGCGCCGACCAGTTGATCCGGACGATCGCGGCGGCGGCCGGCGGCCGCGGCGGCGGCAAGGCGCACATGGCCCAGGCGGGGCTGCCCGACGCGGCGCACGTGCGGGAGGCGATCGCCGGGGCGCCGGCCATCGTGCGCACTGCGTTAGGCGGAGCGGCATGACGGTCGGGGACTGGCTGGACACCCGGGAACCCGTGCCGCCGCCCGCGCTGGCGACCGAGCTCAGGCGGGCGCTCGGTCCTGCGTTAGGCGCTGATGCATCCACCGTGCGCGAGGCCTCGCTGGCGGCCGCCGAGTCGCTGCTGGCCGAGGCGCTCGCGGCCGGCTGCCGGACGCGCCCGCAGGCCGTGGTGCTCCTCGCCGCCGATGCCCTCGTCACCTACGCATTCGAGGCCGCGGCCGATGCGCCGGAAGCGTTAGGCGAACGCGCCGCCCAAGCGGTGCGCCGGTTGTCGCGACTCGCCGCCGCCGCCGGAGGCGCGGCGTGACGCTCCTCGACCGCCTCACCGAAACGAGCGGCCTGGCGGTGCTCGTCGATCCCGCACGCACGTCGCCCGACGCCGCCCGCGCATTGGGTGAGCGCGCGGCCGGCGAGGGCGTCGCGGTGCTGCTCGTCGGCACCAGCTTCGGACAAGGCGCCGACGCGTCGGCCACCGTGCGCGCGCTCCGGTCCTCCGCGCCCGACATTCCGTTGGTCCTGTTCCCGGCGGCCGCGTCGGATCTCGTGCCGGGCGTCGACGGCGTCCTCATGCTCTCGCTCGTGTCGGGACGCAACGCGCAGTACCTGATCGAGGAGCACGTGCGTGCGGTTCCGTTCTTCGATCGTCATCCCGAGGTGGAATCGATCGCCACGGCGTATTGCCTCGTAGACGGCGGCTGCGTGACCTCGGTAGAGGCGACCAGCCAGACACGTCCGTTGCCGGCCGACAAACCGGAATTCGTGCACGCGCACGTCAGTGCGGCGGCCCGCATGGGAATGCGAGCGACGTATCTCGACGCGGGGAGCGGGGCGCGGCGTCCCGTCGCTGCGGCACTGGTCAGCGCGGCGCGCGCGGTGTCGCGCGGACCGTTGTTCGTCGGCGGCGGCATCCGGACCACCGAGCACGTGCGCAGCGCTCGCGATGCCGGCGCCGACTTCGTCGTGGTCGGCACGTTGTTCGAGCAGAGCGGCGGGCGCGAGGTGGGGACCCTCGTCAACGCGGCGCAGTCGTGATCGACATTCACACACACCTGCTCCCGGGTGTGGACGACGGCTCGCCATCGATACAGGCTTCACTTCCGGTGCTCGACCGCTTCGGGCGGGACGGCGTGGATGTGCTGGTCTGCACGCCGCACCTGCTCGCGACGGACGCGATGCGCGCGCCGGTCGAAAAGTATGCATCGATTCTGGCGCGTCTCGCCGGGCACGCGCCGACCAAACCCGAGCTCCTCCAGGGCTGGGAGATCATGCTCGATGCGCCGGGCATGGATCTTCGCGCCCCGGGACTCCACCTTGGCGGATCGGACGCGGTGTTGGTCGAGTTCCCGCGCATGAACGTGCCGCCGGGCGCATCGAACGAGCTGCTGCGGATCCGGATGAGCGGAGTGATACCGGTGCTGGCGCATCCGGAGCGATACTACGGTGCGACCATCGAGCAGGTGTACGAATGGCGGGATGTGGGCGCGGTGATCCAGCTGGATGCGATCATGCTGTTCGGCACGTCGTCGGGCTGCCGGCTGGCGCGCCAGATGCTCGAGGAGGGATTGGTGGACTGCATTGCCAGCGACAACCACGGCGACACCCGGTCGCTGGCCTCGGCCCGCGATTGGCTAACGGAGTTAGGCGCGGTGGAGCAGGCGCGGCTGCTCACGCATACGAACGCGCTGCGGCTGCTGAACGGCGAGCCGATGATTCCCGTGGCGCCGGTGCCGCACGCCGAGCCGGGGATGCTCGGCCGGCTGCGGCAGATGTTCTTCGGCCGCAAATGAGCGCCACCCGGCCGGCCGATTCCGCCACGCTCCTCGCGGCCCTGCGGGAGCTGTCCGCCGCGGCGGCGCGCACAGCCGACGCGCTCGAGGCGGATATTTTGCGCGCGGCGGCCATGGTCGGGAGCACGGTGCGGTCCGGCGGCACGCTCTTCTTCTGCGGCAACGGCGGCAGCGCGGCGGACGCGCAGCATCTCGCGGCCGAATACGTGGTGCGGTACCAGCGCACGCGGCGCGCCTGCGCGGCGGTGGCGTTGACCACCGATACGTCGATTCTGACCGCGTCGGGCAACGACCTCGGCTTCGAGCAGGTGTTCGCGCGGCAGGTCGAAGCGCTGGCCCGTCCCGGCGACCTGCTGGTGATTCATTCGACGAGCGGGCGTTCGCCTAACGTGCTGGCGGCGGCGCGCGCGGCGCGCGCGCGGGGCGTGCCGGTGCTGGCGTACACGGCCGGCGACGGCGGACCGCTGCGCGCGCTCGCCGATCACGCGGTCGTGGTGCCGGTCTCGCGCACCGACCGCGCGCAGGAGCTCCATCTCTGCATCGAGCACGCGATCTGCGAGCTGGTGGAGCGCGACCTGTGATCTCGCTGCGGGGGCGGCGCGCGCTGGTGACCGGCGGCTCGCGCGGCATCGGCGCGGCGACGGCGCTGCTCTTGGCCGAGTGCGGCGCCGACGTCGGCATCGGCTACCGGAGCCGCGACACGGACGCCGCCGACGTCGTTAGGCAGATGGCGGGGCGCGGCGTGCGGGCGTTCTCGGTGGCGGCCGACATCTCGACCGGTGCCGGCGCCGAGTCGCTGTTCGATCGCGCGGCCCGCGAATTCGGCGGCATCGACATCTTCGTCGGCAACGCGGGCATCTGGCCCGTGGAGGAGACGGCGCTCAGCGCGATGGATGACGCGCGGTGGACGCGCACGATGGAACAGAACATCCTCGCGATGTTCTACACGACGCGGCTGGCGGCGCGGCACGTGTCCAACGGCGGCCGCATCGTGCTCGTGTCGAGCACGGCCGGCCAGCGGGGCGAAGCGTATCACGCGGACTACGCGACCTCCAAGGGCGCGATGATCTCGCTCGTGAAATCGCTCGCGGTGGAGCTTGCGTCGCGCGACGTGACGGTGAACAGTGTCGCGCCCGGCTGGGTGGACACCGAGATGTGCGCCGAGCCGTTCGCGCGCGGCGGCCGGGAGCGCATCGCGTCGGGCATCCCGCTCGGCCGCGTGGCCACGGCGCGCGACATCGCGGGGCCGATCGTGTTTCTGTGCTCGGACCTGGCGCGGCACGTCACCGGTGAAATCCTGAACGTGAACGGCGGGAGCGTGTTGTGCGGCTGACTCGCCCGTTAGGCACGGGCGCCGGCGCATGATCGTCATCCTGTTCACGGGCGGCACCATCTCGATGCGGCATGATCCGGCGGCGCAGGGCGCCGTGCCGGCGTTGTCGGGCCGCGAAATTCTGGCGGCCACGCGGGGCATCGAGGAAGTGGCGGACGTCGAGATCGAGGAGTGGGGCGCGTTTCCCGGACCGCACATGACCATCGAGCGGATGTGGTCGCTCCGGCAGCGCATTCGCGACCACGTGTCGCGGAGCGAGGTGCAGGGTGTGGTCGTGACGCACGGCACCGATTCGATGGAAGAGAGCGCGTATTTCGCCGCGCGTTCGCTGCCGCCGGACAAGCCCATCGTGTTCACCGGCGCCATGCGCACCGCGAGCGATCTGGGCTGGGATGGTCCGTCGAACCTCCTCGACGCGGTCCGGGTGGCGGCAAGCGAGGGCGCCTGCGGGTACGGCGCGATGGTCACGATGTCGGGGCGGGTGTTCACGGGTCTCGACGTGACGAAGGCGCACACGCACCTGCTCGATGCGTTCGAGAGTCCGGGCCTCGGTCCGGTGGCGGTGGTCGACGACGGCGAGGTCATTTTTCGGCGCGCGCTGGTGCCGTCGATGCCGCCGCTCGATCCCGCGAATCCGGCGACGCCGGTGGATCTCGTGTACGCGGCGGCGGGCACGGACTCGCGGCTGCTGGATGCGTCGCGGCCGGCGGCGTGCGGGGTGGTGGTGGCGGCGATGGGGCGGGGCAACGTGCCGCCGGCGATGGTGCCGGGGATCGAGCGGTGGATAGCGGACGGCAAGCCGGTGGTCGTGGCGTCGCGCGCCCAACGGGGACGGGTGGGCACGACGTACGGGTACGCGGGCGGTGCGCGGCGGCTCGAGGACGCCGGCGCGATTTTGGCGCCGGGCCGCCGTCCGCAGCAGGCGCGCATCGACCTCATGCTTGCGTTAGGACTCGGCATGGGGCCGGCGGGCGTGCGCGCGCTGTTTCAGAGTTAGGCGCAGTGCCGCGCGATGCCGGGCACGACCGGGCGCGGTTGGCGCCGCCCGCGACGGTGGTCGAAATCGCGCGCGTGCTCACGGGCGCGGGCTTCGAGACCTGGTGCGTGGGCGGCGCGGTGCGCGACGCGTTGTTGGGCGAAACGCACCTCGACTGGGATCTCGCCACCGCGGCCACTCCCGCGGATGTGCGGCGGCTGTTTCGGCGCACGGTGCCGGTGGGGATCGAATTCGGCACCGTCGGCGTGCTCGATCCGGCGAACGTGATGCACGAGGTGACCACGTTTCGGCGCGATGTGCACACCGACGGCCGCCACGCCGTGGTGGAGTTCGGCGTGTCGCTCGACGATGACCTCGCCCGGCGCGACTTCACGATCAACGCCATTGCGTACGACCCGTTAGGCGACGCGCTGCGCGATCCGTTCGGCGGCCGGCGCGACCTCGAGGCGCGCGTCGTGCGCGCCGTCGGCGACCCCGACGCCCGGATGCGCGAGGACCGGCTCCGCGCCCTCCGCGCGATCCGGTTCGCGGCGCGGTTCGGCTTCGAGATCGAGCCGCGCACCTGGCGCGCCGTGGCCGACTCGTCGCCGTTCATGACGCGGCTGTCGCACGAACGGGTGAAGCAGGAGATCGAGAAGACGATGCAGCAGGTGCGATACGCCGGCCGCGCCATCGGGCTCTGGCGCGAGAGCGGCGTGCTGGCCGCGCTCGTGCCCGCGCTCGCCGCGATCTCCGACGTGTCGCTGACGTCGCTCGACCTGTTGCCGCCACCGCGGAACGAGGCCAGGCCGGACCGTGAAATGCAGCGTATCGTCGCCATGGTAGCGGATCTCGCCCCGCGCGATGCCGAACGTGCGCTCAGAGACCTGCGGTTTCCGAACAAGACGGTCGCCTGGGTCGGGTCGGTGTTGCGGGGATGGGCGCTGATCGGCGATGATGTGCGGCGCGTGCTCACCGACGACGCCGGAGCATCCGATGCCATGCTGCGCCGTTGGGCGGGGAAGACCGGACGCACGCGCGCGCGCGCGGTGTGGCGGTTGGGCGCGGTGCGCTTCGCGGCGGAACGTGCACTCGGTCGGCCGGCGCCGGCTGCCGCCGCAGTTGCGTCGGCGTATCGGCGTGCCATGCGCATCGCATTCCGCGATCCGGTGGAGATCGGTGATCTTGCGGTCGATGGCGATGACCTGCTGGCGGCCGGCGTGGCGGCGGGTCCGGAGATCAAGGCGGTGTTGGAGCGGCTGCTCGACGACGTGCTCGATGATCCCGCACGGAACACGCGCGACGCGCTCCTTGCGCGCGTGGCGAGCGTGCGCGGTCGCAGTTAGGCAACGGACGAGGCGGACATGTTCTTTCGCGGACGGCAGCCGGACCAATCGGTGTGGAAGCGGTTTCGCACCGCGGCCGATGGCTTTTCGTTTTCGCACGATGGCGACTACTACACGGCGCATCTCGTGGCGAACGCCGAGCGCGTCGTCGATCTGTTCATCGCGCTCATGGAGCATCTGCCGCCGGCGGTCGACGTGGCGATCAGCGACGAGCGCAGCGGGCGGTCCTGGAAGGGCGAAGCGCTGGCGCTGCCCGACGTGCGCGAAGCGGTGTCGCGCATCAAGACGCTGCTCGCGACCAACGGCGGCGCCGAGTTGTCGGTGTACACGAGTGAAGACCAACTAACGGTGAATCCGGTGCTCGAGCTGTTCATTTATTCGCGCACGGATCAGTGGCTGTACATCCTGAAAGGAAAGGGATTGGAGGAGCGGCGGCTCGTGCGCACGCGCAGCTGGCGCGGTGTGCGTCGCGAGTACGCGGATGCGCCGGAGCTGGTGGCAGCGCTGGCCCAGGCGGCGGAATCGCTCAGGCTCGCTCCGGCGTGAGTGCGACGCCCTGGGCGTATGCGATTGCGGCGGCGGCGGCCAACGTGGTTGGCGCCGCCGCCGTCACGTGGCGCTCGCGGTGGAGCGTCGCGACGCTCGAGACGCTGGTGGCGTTATCGGCGGGATTCATGATCGCGGTGTCGCTCACCGACATCTTTCCCGAGGCGATCGCGAGAAGCGGCGACCGCGGCGCCATGGCGGCGCTGCTCGGATACCTGCTCGTGCATTTCACGCAGCACACCCTGGCGCCGCACTTTCATTTCGGCGAGGAGACGCACCACGTGACCGAGCGCGTCGGCGTGTCGGCGCTCGTGGGCTTGCTGCTGCACACGTTCGTGGACGGCGTGGCCATTGCATCGGCGTTCCTGGTGAGCCAGGCGTTGGGCACGCTCGTATTCCTGGCGATCGTGCTGCACAAGCTGCCGGAGGGTTTGGCGATTTCGAGTCTCTTTCTCGCCGCGGGCGCGGGTCGCAAGCGCGCGCTCTACGCCGGCCTGTCGCTCGGCTTGGCAACGCTCGCGGGCGTGCTCGTGACGGGCCGCGTTGCGTCGCTGGCGATGTACGGCCTTGGTCTTTCGGCGGGCGTGACGCTGTATGTCGGCGCATCGAACCTCGTGCCCGAGTTTCAAGGGAAGCACGGCTGGCGGCTGCAACTCGCCTTCTTCGTGGGGTGCGGACTGTTCTTCGCGGCGCGCTCCGCCGTGAGGGCGTGAGCGTGCCAACACGCGGCGGTCGACCGTCGCGCGGCCGCGGCGAGCCGTCGTTGTTCGCGGCGCCGGAGAGCGCGCAGCCGCTGGCGACGCGCATGCGGCCGCGCTCGTTGGACGACGTCGTTGGGCAGGAGCAGTTGTTAGGCCCGGGCACCGCGCTCCGCGCGGCAATCGAGACGGGCACCGTGGGCTCGATGATTTTCTGGGGGCCGCCGGGAACGGGGAAGACGACGCTGGCCCTGCTCCTCGCCCGCTATACGGACCGGGTGTTCGTCCCGTTCTCGGCGGTCACGGAAGGTGTGCCGCGCGTGCGGGAGATCGTGGCCGAAGCGGAAGACCGCCTGGCGACGTTGGGCCGCGGGACGATTCTGTTCGTCGACGAGATCCACCGGCTGAACACCGCGCAGCAGGACGCGTTTCTGCCGCACGTGGAGCGCGGGACGATCACGTTGGTCGGCGCGACCACGGAGAACCCATCGTTCGAGATCAACGGTGCGTTGTTGTCGCGCTCGCGGGTGTTCGTGCTGAAACCGCTCGACGCGGCGGCGATCGAGACGCTCGTTAGGCGGGCGGCCGCCGACCGCGAGCGCGGCCTCGGCGTCCAGGAGCTGGCGCTGGACGATGATGCGGTGCGGCTCATTGCCGAAGAAGCCGACGGCGACGCGCGCCGCGCGCTGACGGTGCTCGAGGCAGCGGCCGCGCACGTGGGTGCGCGGGGGCACGTCACGGTGCCCGTGGCCCGTGACGCCATGCAGCTGCGATTCGCGCGGCACGACAAGGCGGGTGAAGAACACTTCAATCTCCTGTCCGCGTATCACAAGTCGCTGCGCGGGAGCGATCCGCAGGGGGCGCTCTACTGGATGGCGCGGATGATCGAGGGCGGCGAA
Coding sequences:
- the recA gene encoding recombinase RecA — translated: MAVSTLQDDKKKALNLAIAQIEKSCGKGSIMKMGSDSARVRVEAIPTGAINLDAAIGVGGIPRGRVTEIYGPESSGKTTLCLHVVANAQRAGGVAAYIDAEHALDTDYASKLGVDVENLLVSQPDTGEQALEICEILVRSGAVDVVVIDSVAALVPKAEIEGEMGDSHVGLQARLMSQALRKLTGAIARSKTSVIFINQLREKIGVMFGNPETTTGGKALKFYASVRLDIRRIGPVKEKEDVIGSHVRVKVVKNKVAPPFKQAEFDIMYAEGISHTSLLVDIGAESGIIEKSGAWYSYNAQRIGQGRENAKLFLKDNPAMLAEIEEKVKGVLGIRLVTGAEGDLVEE
- a CDS encoding ZIP family metal transporter, which produces MSATPWAYAIAAAAANVVGAAAVTWRSRWSVATLETLVALSAGFMIAVSLTDIFPEAIARSGDRGAMAALLGYLLVHFTQHTLAPHFHFGEETHHVTERVGVSALVGLLLHTFVDGVAIASAFLVSQALGTLVFLAIVLHKLPEGLAISSLFLAAGAGRKRALYAGLSLGLATLAGVLVTGRVASLAMYGLGLSAGVTLYVGASNLVPEFQGKHGWRLQLAFFVGCGLFFAARSAVRA
- a CDS encoding regulatory protein RecX; the protein is MPVITAVTSSTRWAGARADRSESVGGRYSIAVDGAAVGDLSLDAIERLDLHVGAQVTDRVVAAITQEVQALHTYDRAVTLLAAHARASRELERLLVKKGEPPILAKAAVARLTEQGFLDDASFARQFARTKLAGGLSRRRMQAELARRGVTRDVADAAIDEIVTDDGVDEAQACGRVAERKMRSLRDLPADVQRRRLYAFLARRGYELGDVRAAVDRLVR
- a CDS encoding SIS domain-containing protein, whose translation is MSATRPADSATLLAALRELSAAAARTADALEADILRAAAMVGSTVRSGGTLFFCGNGGSAADAQHLAAEYVVRYQRTRRACAAVALTTDTSILTASGNDLGFEQVFARQVEALARPGDLLVIHSTSGRSPNVLAAARAARARGVPVLAYTAGDGGPLRALADHAVVVPVSRTDRAQELHLCIEHAICELVERDL
- a CDS encoding CpsB/CapC family capsule biosynthesis tyrosine phosphatase — translated: MIDIHTHLLPGVDDGSPSIQASLPVLDRFGRDGVDVLVCTPHLLATDAMRAPVEKYASILARLAGHAPTKPELLQGWEIMLDAPGMDLRAPGLHLGGSDAVLVEFPRMNVPPGASNELLRIRMSGVIPVLAHPERYYGATIEQVYEWRDVGAVIQLDAIMLFGTSSGCRLARQMLEEGLVDCIASDNHGDTRSLASARDWLTELGAVEQARLLTHTNALRLLNGEPMIPVAPVPHAEPGMLGRLRQMFFGRK
- a CDS encoding CCA tRNA nucleotidyltransferase, which produces MPRDAGHDRARLAPPATVVEIARVLTGAGFETWCVGGAVRDALLGETHLDWDLATAATPADVRRLFRRTVPVGIEFGTVGVLDPANVMHEVTTFRRDVHTDGRHAVVEFGVSLDDDLARRDFTINAIAYDPLGDALRDPFGGRRDLEARVVRAVGDPDARMREDRLRALRAIRFAARFGFEIEPRTWRAVADSSPFMTRLSHERVKQEIEKTMQQVRYAGRAIGLWRESGVLAALVPALAAISDVSLTSLDLLPPPRNEARPDREMQRIVAMVADLAPRDAERALRDLRFPNKTVAWVGSVLRGWALIGDDVRRVLTDDAGASDAMLRRWAGKTGRTRARAVWRLGAVRFAAERALGRPAPAAAAVASAYRRAMRIAFRDPVEIGDLAVDGDDLLAAGVAAGPEIKAVLERLLDDVLDDPARNTRDALLARVASVRGRS
- a CDS encoding SDR family oxidoreductase produces the protein MISLRGRRALVTGGSRGIGAATALLLAECGADVGIGYRSRDTDAADVVRQMAGRGVRAFSVAADISTGAGAESLFDRAAREFGGIDIFVGNAGIWPVEETALSAMDDARWTRTMEQNILAMFYTTRLAARHVSNGGRIVLVSSTAGQRGEAYHADYATSKGAMISLVKSLAVELASRDVTVNSVAPGWVDTEMCAEPFARGGRERIASGIPLGRVATARDIAGPIVFLCSDLARHVTGEILNVNGGSVLCG
- the alaS gene encoding alanine--tRNA ligase is translated as MRASEIRQRFLAYFERNGHAIRPSSSLVPKDDPTLLFTNAGMVQFKKIFLGQEQTSFGRRATTAQKCVRAGGKHNDLEQVGHTARHHTFFEMLGNFSFGDYFKRDAIRFAWEFVTEELSIDKRHLRVTVYESDDEARGLWREVTGLPDSRIYGLGEADNFWQMADTGPCGPCSEIYVDLAHFASDWSFPAGAHGEWTELDRSEFSRDAFVEGAEAGRFLEIWNLVFMQFDRQQNGELVPLPRPSVDTGAGLERIAAVKQGVTSNYHTDLFAPLLKAAEEAVGISYRGRTSDVEYVVETGPRRVTVEPASFRVLADHARAVAFLLADGVYPSNEGRGYVLRRILRRAVRHAWLLGRSEPTLVRVVERVVDTMRDVYPELEARRGFLLDTTRAEEERFLATIEGGMQRFDQLAPVRSTQGSTSLRGTISGDDAFRLYDTYGFPIDLTELMARERGYTVDISGFERALDAQREQSREDRRARDITVAADVLADASRWDRATPAESSRFVGYDTVEIETQVTAARRLDDGRIAVMLRETPFYAESGGQISDVGEIVGQGWRVDVDDVRKVQGTHAAVGTLVGDFRFGPAVARVPTDRRRDTERNHTATHLLHAALRAILGEHVHQAGSLVAPDRLRFDFTHHGPVGAQRLAEIEAWVNRGIWADVDVATTERPYRDAVAGGAMALFGEKYGDVVRVVSIPGWSMELCGGTHARNTGQIALFKIVAETGVAAGVRRIEAVTGPKAYELLRDEERRLERLGELVRAPADGVVKRVEALLEERRALQKRLDDALRGGGDQVQRLVAGAERANGARIVSAVVEAGDVKELQALGDALREQLGSGVGVLGSSFSDGKNTLLAVVTDDLRDRGVRADQLIRTIAAAAGGRGGGKAHMAQAGLPDAAHVREAIAGAPAIVRTALGGAA
- a CDS encoding asparaginase, with product MIVILFTGGTISMRHDPAAQGAVPALSGREILAATRGIEEVADVEIEEWGAFPGPHMTIERMWSLRQRIRDHVSRSEVQGVVVTHGTDSMEESAYFAARSLPPDKPIVFTGAMRTASDLGWDGPSNLLDAVRVAASEGACGYGAMVTMSGRVFTGLDVTKAHTHLLDAFESPGLGPVAVVDDGEVIFRRALVPSMPPLDPANPATPVDLVYAAAGTDSRLLDASRPAACGVVVAAMGRGNVPPAMVPGIERWIADGKPVVVASRAQRGRVGTTYGYAGGARRLEDAGAILAPGRRPQQARIDLMLALGLGMGPAGVRALFQS
- a CDS encoding geranylgeranylglyceryl/heptaprenylglyceryl phosphate synthase; amino-acid sequence: MTLLDRLTETSGLAVLVDPARTSPDAARALGERAAGEGVAVLLVGTSFGQGADASATVRALRSSAPDIPLVLFPAAASDLVPGVDGVLMLSLVSGRNAQYLIEEHVRAVPFFDRHPEVESIATAYCLVDGGCVTSVEATSQTRPLPADKPEFVHAHVSAAARMGMRATYLDAGSGARRPVAAALVSAARAVSRGPLFVGGGIRTTEHVRSARDAGADFVVVGTLFEQSGGREVGTLVNAAQS